The following proteins are encoded in a genomic region of Desulfurococcaceae archaeon:
- a CDS encoding biotin--[acetyl-CoA-carboxylase] ligase: protein MVQSLLNLEKSLFIKLEILRIMSSRESVDLSELAGELGLYEWELVELVNELKNNYMIVQDKSRVLWFAGDNPSRIKPWGWNYSYKLITGSTMIRAKYSPVWSIIVSEWQYGGYGRHGRTWISNLGGLWMTLKLEVSPRTAQILPMIVPIVICRFLQEKLGVKARIKWPNDIIVRNRKLSGFLIEGEVLLSKVIAYLGIGINVNNEPPLETATSLKYILNKLVPRNSIIAYIAGTLNKVEGLGEYTQKVQMEYLELLETLGLRVKVVTRSGTYIGIAKSVTENGDLLVETGSGSYRFSSGEVLELRHIE, encoded by the coding sequence GTGGTTCAAAGCCTATTAAACCTAGAAAAAAGCCTCTTCATAAAGTTAGAAATATTGAGAATAATGAGTAGTAGGGAAAGCGTTGATCTATCGGAGCTGGCAGGCGAACTGGGCCTCTATGAGTGGGAACTGGTTGAGTTGGTGAACGAGCTCAAGAACAACTACATGATCGTCCAAGATAAAAGCCGCGTGCTGTGGTTCGCGGGAGATAACCCGTCTAGAATAAAGCCCTGGGGCTGGAACTACTCTTACAAGCTCATAACGGGCTCTACAATGATTAGGGCGAAGTATAGCCCGGTGTGGAGCATAATTGTATCGGAGTGGCAGTATGGGGGGTACGGGAGGCATGGGAGGACGTGGATAAGTAATTTAGGGGGCCTCTGGATGACGTTAAAACTGGAAGTATCACCGCGCACAGCGCAAATACTGCCCATGATCGTGCCAATCGTGATCTGCCGTTTTCTCCAGGAGAAATTAGGAGTTAAAGCCAGAATTAAGTGGCCTAATGACATCATAGTTCGAAATAGAAAGCTTTCGGGGTTTCTAATAGAGGGAGAAGTACTGCTGAGTAAGGTAATCGCATACCTGGGCATAGGCATTAATGTAAACAACGAGCCACCCCTTGAAACGGCAACGAGCTTAAAGTATATCTTAAACAAACTCGTGCCCCGAAACAGCATCATAGCGTACATAGCAGGCACTTTAAACAAGGTCGAAGGACTGGGGGAGTATACTCAGAAAGTGCAGATGGAGTACCTCGAGCTCTTAGAAACCCTTGGTTTAAGGGTTAAAGTAGTGACGCGTAGTGGAACGTACATCGGCATAGCTAAAAGTGTTACCGAGAACGGTGACCTACTTGTTGAAACTGGTAGCGGTTCGTACAGGTTCAGTAGTGGAGAGGTACTCGAATTGAGGCATATAGAATAG
- a CDS encoding DEAD/DEAH box helicase, producing the protein MAEGYKDQLTLDLNRYLEGKYPRSGASVIYEKVEETEEPEPGPSIYEIGLQEQLIKVLEKRGIQRLYRFQYDAYRHILDGDNVVIVAGTGTGKTEAFFIPLAKRILEERAQNPRVLLLYPTKALARDQVKRFMEYSIYGKLGVNIYDGDTPVSARRRVASSPPPILVSNPDMLHVGLIYSPHIGRFIRTADVFVFDELHVYEGVLGSHLHHLVHRIKLTRNKSAQFLASSATIGNPRELAESIFEEKFEEVKGSPARKGTAVHILISTGHTSRWNVVSSVVKFLANNELRFLVFVDSQQLAEVLASIIESRYDVNVAVHRAGLPPDVRKDIESKLREGVLQGVVATPTLELGIDIGALDAVLMAAPPPSYAKYLQRAGRAGRRRKGYVITVLGEDPIDFYYVTKPSTFFDQELTPSVIEPLNEEVIKLHVVSYTLQAGKVHVSRIPLEWRKVLENLVQDRLVKRVGPYIIPVYRTGRAYVAEKGGIRAHGEVIEVVDLNGDRVIATRELPIGVLELHPGAIYFYMKRPYEVVKLDITNKRAYVREATSGMEVYTRPLYTVNVMDYDIIDEKASNLGVLSYAKVLQEVIVSGYVVKNVYSGETYVSETLSEPVTYRYVTRATLIKIPPPEDLDERGLAEAFHAIEHALISASRIACGTGLTDLGGISYSSGDIVIYDTAIGGSGAAKLLYAKFERAVEVVYELMSRCPCEDGCPRCIYSPYCGNNNKVLSKKKAIHVLHEVLSGRAVAEAGPLIERAGRPLA; encoded by the coding sequence TTGGCTGAAGGATACAAAGACCAGCTTACACTCGACCTGAATAGATACCTTGAGGGGAAGTATCCTAGATCGGGGGCGAGCGTAATCTACGAGAAGGTAGAGGAAACCGAGGAGCCTGAACCCGGTCCAAGTATTTATGAAATAGGACTACAAGAGCAACTAATAAAGGTTCTAGAAAAACGAGGTATTCAGCGGCTCTACAGATTCCAGTATGATGCTTATAGGCACATCTTGGATGGAGATAACGTTGTAATAGTAGCCGGTACTGGTACGGGAAAGACAGAGGCGTTCTTCATACCCCTCGCTAAAAGGATTCTCGAGGAAAGGGCCCAAAATCCACGTGTACTCTTGCTATACCCGACCAAGGCGCTTGCGAGAGATCAGGTAAAGAGATTTATGGAGTACAGCATTTACGGTAAGCTCGGCGTGAACATATATGACGGGGATACTCCGGTTAGCGCTAGGCGCAGAGTAGCTAGTAGTCCGCCTCCAATACTCGTTTCAAACCCTGATATGCTTCACGTGGGGTTAATTTATAGCCCCCACATAGGAAGATTCATTAGAACAGCTGATGTTTTTGTGTTCGACGAGCTTCATGTTTACGAAGGTGTTTTGGGGTCGCACCTGCACCACCTAGTTCACAGAATAAAGCTCACAAGAAACAAGAGTGCACAGTTCTTGGCTTCCTCGGCAACAATTGGTAATCCACGTGAACTGGCAGAGAGCATTTTTGAAGAGAAATTTGAGGAAGTCAAGGGTAGCCCGGCGAGAAAGGGCACTGCAGTGCATATTCTGATTTCAACTGGTCACACGAGTAGATGGAACGTGGTGTCCTCGGTAGTGAAGTTCCTTGCCAACAACGAATTGAGATTCCTAGTTTTTGTTGATAGTCAACAGCTGGCGGAGGTCCTGGCCAGCATAATTGAGTCGAGGTATGACGTGAATGTAGCTGTTCATCGTGCCGGCCTACCCCCTGACGTGAGAAAGGACATTGAGAGTAAATTGAGAGAAGGGGTACTACAGGGCGTAGTAGCAACGCCGACCCTGGAACTAGGAATAGACATTGGAGCCCTAGACGCCGTTCTAATGGCGGCTCCGCCTCCTTCATACGCTAAATACCTACAAAGAGCTGGACGTGCTGGTAGGAGGAGAAAAGGCTACGTAATAACTGTTCTCGGGGAGGACCCCATAGATTTCTACTACGTCACAAAGCCCTCGACATTCTTCGACCAGGAGTTAACCCCTAGCGTTATAGAGCCCCTTAACGAAGAAGTAATAAAGCTACACGTCGTTTCATATACTTTACAAGCCGGGAAAGTGCACGTATCAAGGATTCCACTAGAGTGGAGAAAGGTGCTGGAAAACCTCGTGCAGGATCGCTTAGTTAAGAGAGTTGGGCCATACATTATTCCGGTATATAGAACGGGGCGCGCTTACGTGGCCGAGAAAGGGGGTATAAGAGCGCATGGAGAAGTCATCGAGGTAGTTGACTTGAATGGAGACCGGGTTATTGCCACTCGGGAATTACCGATAGGGGTTTTAGAGCTCCATCCCGGCGCAATATACTTTTACATGAAAAGGCCTTACGAGGTGGTAAAGCTCGATATTACGAACAAAAGGGCGTATGTAAGAGAGGCTACTAGCGGGATGGAAGTCTACACTAGGCCCCTCTACACTGTCAACGTGATGGACTACGATATAATTGACGAGAAGGCAAGTAATCTTGGTGTGCTCTCGTATGCTAAGGTACTGCAAGAAGTAATCGTTAGTGGTTACGTTGTTAAGAATGTTTACAGCGGTGAAACATACGTCTCGGAAACTCTCAGCGAGCCCGTGACGTATAGGTACGTCACACGGGCGACGTTAATCAAGATCCCGCCCCCCGAAGACCTCGATGAGCGTGGCCTAGCAGAGGCGTTCCACGCAATAGAACACGCCTTAATATCAGCGTCGAGGATAGCATGCGGAACCGGGCTGACCGATCTCGGCGGTATAAGCTATTCGAGCGGGGACATTGTCATATACGATACAGCTATAGGCGGTTCCGGGGCCGCGAAACTACTCTACGCAAAGTTCGAAAGAGCGGTAGAAGTGGTTTACGAGCTGATGAGCAGATGCCCATGCGAAGATGGATGTCCAAGGTGCATATATAGCCCATACTGTGGGAACAACAATAAGGTGCTATCGAAGAAGAAGGCCATACATGTACTCCACGAGGTGCTTTCTGGAAGGGCCGTAGCGGAGGCAGGGCCTCTCATAGAAAGAGCTGGTAGGCCTCTAGCATAG
- a CDS encoding SDR family NAD(P)-dependent oxidoreductase, translated as MDTEGMTVLVTGGAGFIGSHLVDKLVGLGLKVKVIDNLTSGRLDNIKKHIEEGLIEFVEGDLKRPEMIKKVVRGTDVVFHFAANPEVKVSTINPEVHFNENIVATFNLLEAVRLENVKTIVFASSSSVYGEPPEIPVNEDAPVKPVSVYGASKAACENLLHAYSKLYGLNVIALRYANIVGPRLRHGVIYDLLVKLFRDREVLEVLGDGTQVRSYLHVKDAVEATILTWLKSGRGFSVYNVGNVDWISVKDIVEILLARLGLKDIKVVYKPVLHGIGWPGDVKRIALDVSRLLTLGWKPTMSSKEAVYSTVESLLEELQLRF; from the coding sequence ATGGATACTGAGGGAATGACAGTACTCGTTACCGGTGGCGCAGGTTTCATAGGTAGCCACCTGGTTGACAAGCTCGTTGGACTGGGCTTGAAAGTAAAGGTCATTGACAACCTCACTTCGGGACGGCTGGATAACATTAAGAAACACATCGAAGAAGGGTTAATAGAGTTCGTAGAAGGCGACTTAAAACGCCCAGAGATGATAAAGAAGGTGGTGAGAGGTACCGACGTTGTATTTCATTTCGCTGCAAACCCCGAGGTCAAGGTCAGTACGATAAATCCCGAGGTTCATTTTAACGAAAACATCGTCGCGACGTTCAACCTACTCGAGGCCGTAAGGCTTGAAAACGTCAAGACAATAGTGTTCGCGTCGTCGAGTAGCGTGTACGGTGAACCCCCAGAGATACCTGTCAATGAAGATGCGCCAGTGAAGCCTGTTTCCGTTTACGGGGCCAGTAAGGCTGCCTGTGAAAACCTGTTACACGCTTACAGCAAGCTGTATGGTTTAAATGTAATAGCTCTCAGATACGCGAACATCGTTGGTCCGAGGCTGAGGCACGGGGTGATCTACGACCTGCTCGTAAAGCTGTTCAGGGACAGAGAGGTACTCGAAGTACTTGGCGATGGAACGCAGGTGAGGAGTTACCTCCACGTGAAGGATGCCGTTGAGGCGACTATACTCACCTGGCTTAAATCCGGCAGGGGCTTTAGCGTTTACAATGTAGGTAACGTTGACTGGATTTCAGTGAAAGACATTGTAGAGATACTACTGGCGAGGCTCGGCTTAAAGGACATAAAAGTCGTGTACAAGCCAGTACTCCACGGAATCGGCTGGCCCGGCGATGTCAAGAGAATAGCACTAGATGTATCTAGACTTCTCACACTCGGTTGGAAGCCTACTATGAGCTCCAAGGAAGCTGTTTACAGCACTGTTGAAAGCCTCTTAGAGGAGCTTCAACTGCGCTTTTAA
- a CDS encoding nucleotidyltransferase family protein translates to MVPGVKALILAGGVGSRFHPYTEIIPKPMFPIGKTEKPVLELIVRWLKRHGLKDFVFLVDYKWKYIYNYFEDGSRFGVRVAYSLDEQEGYKNTGGAILKAYRTGLASSRGLIWYGDILAPLNVKELLDYHADKRADLTLVIAKRYRVPVGVVELDNSYRVKTMSEKPELDISVTIGIAVVEEHVFKSEVEEELGRNFDFMGDFVPWLINKGYSVYAYIYTGTWYDVGSLERYKKLDIKNLSVLEESI, encoded by the coding sequence TTGGTTCCCGGCGTCAAAGCGTTGATCTTGGCCGGTGGCGTCGGTTCGCGGTTTCACCCCTATACCGAGATCATTCCTAAACCCATGTTCCCCATCGGTAAGACGGAGAAACCCGTTCTAGAGCTCATCGTACGTTGGCTTAAACGTCATGGGTTAAAGGACTTCGTCTTTCTCGTAGACTACAAGTGGAAATACATATACAACTACTTCGAAGACGGATCAAGGTTTGGTGTAAGAGTAGCGTATTCGCTAGATGAGCAAGAGGGCTACAAGAACACTGGCGGGGCTATTTTAAAAGCCTATAGAACAGGGCTTGCGAGCTCGCGTGGGCTCATATGGTATGGCGATATATTAGCGCCATTAAACGTTAAAGAGCTGCTGGACTACCATGCAGATAAGAGAGCGGACCTCACCCTCGTCATTGCTAAGAGGTACCGCGTACCCGTTGGCGTGGTGGAACTGGACAACAGCTATAGAGTTAAAACCATGTCGGAAAAACCGGAGCTAGACATTTCCGTAACGATTGGAATAGCCGTAGTAGAAGAACATGTATTCAAGTCGGAAGTCGAAGAAGAACTCGGCAGGAACTTCGACTTCATGGGCGACTTCGTGCCTTGGTTAATAAACAAGGGGTACAGCGTATACGCCTATATCTACACCGGGACCTGGTACGATGTAGGGAGCTTGGAGAGGTACAAGAAACTCGATATTAAAAACCTGTCTGTACTCGAGGAATCAATATAG
- a CDS encoding transcriptional regulator: protein MKSRVRERVIELLSEFEGKYIPQSYIHRSLKVSKSRVSEVLRELEKEGLIQRVSVGRVNIVHIMPGAFRGAIERAKARELKLGIVYSSEYLFLGFFVKGLLRNNISVDVKVFKDSFEATRQLAEGLVDMAFSPFVGQLYLYPAYRTYKVVGGGVKGGFRVLHKPGSETIYSSMISTMDYARYLALKMGIIEASNTHYYKNPSQLMHAAKRGGYVVTWHPVYLELSKLGYSTILTHKDLGIEFCCTLATLNTVTEDLLDTIRRSLVVALEEYKRKPDEMLEYYSSITGIATSTLKTAISEYHVVNGVHKKHVENVVASFAPVLPDRNIYRELLYDKY from the coding sequence ATGAAATCACGCGTGCGAGAACGAGTTATTGAACTGCTCTCGGAGTTTGAAGGTAAATACATTCCCCAATCTTACATTCACAGGTCACTCAAAGTATCTAAAAGCAGGGTTTCAGAGGTTCTAAGAGAGCTTGAGAAGGAAGGCTTAATACAGAGAGTCTCTGTGGGGCGGGTCAATATAGTTCACATCATGCCAGGAGCATTCCGAGGTGCAATTGAGAGGGCAAAGGCGAGGGAGCTCAAGCTGGGGATAGTGTACTCGAGTGAGTACCTCTTTTTAGGGTTCTTCGTTAAGGGCTTGCTAAGAAACAACATTAGTGTTGATGTTAAAGTGTTCAAGGATAGTTTTGAAGCAACGCGGCAACTCGCAGAGGGGCTAGTGGACATGGCCTTTTCGCCGTTCGTAGGTCAGCTATATCTCTACCCAGCTTACAGAACCTACAAGGTGGTCGGTGGCGGCGTTAAGGGAGGTTTTAGAGTACTTCACAAGCCGGGTAGTGAAACCATATATTCGAGTATGATCAGCACGATGGACTACGCACGCTATTTAGCTTTAAAAATGGGCATCATAGAGGCCTCAAATACGCACTACTACAAAAACCCCTCGCAACTAATGCATGCTGCGAAGAGAGGAGGATACGTTGTTACCTGGCACCCTGTATACCTAGAGCTCTCAAAACTGGGTTATAGTACCATCTTAACTCATAAAGACCTCGGTATCGAGTTTTGCTGTACACTTGCTACTTTAAATACCGTTACCGAAGACTTGCTAGATACTATTAGAAGATCACTAGTAGTCGCGCTTGAAGAGTATAAAAGGAAGCCTGATGAGATGCTCGAGTACTATTCCTCCATAACGGGTATAGCTACGTCTACCCTGAAGACGGCGATCTCAGAATACCATGTCGTAAACGGTGTACATAAAAAGCACGTTGAAAACGTAGTTGCATCGTTTGCACCGGTTCTTCCAGATAGGAATATTTACAGAGAACTGCTATACGACAAATATTAG
- a CDS encoding sodium:solute symporter family protein, whose product MRLEFIIVLVTYVSMGTIIALLSRRYGIRTLRDYYVAGGMLKGLIAAGTYAATTYSAFMMVGLVGLTYATGVCALGFELLYLAATVFLLSTAGYEIWRISKQRNWITPAQMLGDLYGSRLTSLTAAAVYLFAMIPYLAAQVQGLRTVFRYGGFSEDVALTISATITYAWIVIAGVWSVALTDLYQGILSLTSGIVYLIWAVLYLVPFLGLDHGTVFKLLGENGYLGVTDFWKVHVFLAYTIPWIFFAITNPQVVVRLYMPRDEKSYKRMVMLFSLYGFLYTIVVVTVGLVAAGIALTGRMPANLKWDEVTPLLLGYMYPLLGSLVAVSIIAAAISTANSIVLAVSSSITRDLLSTEKLIVARLIDAFLVLAATVIAAQNVGFIVEMSVLTSVILLPLAPVTLLGIYRSRLIGGATRTSCTLSMATGVLMSTVYSILHGPRKALTQPFYGLPLPLWTLLISTGILLIGHLIDILTKR is encoded by the coding sequence ATGAGGCTAGAATTCATTATAGTGCTCGTGACATACGTTTCCATGGGGACGATCATAGCCCTTCTTTCGAGAAGATACGGCATTAGAACTCTTCGAGACTACTACGTTGCCGGAGGCATGCTTAAAGGACTTATAGCAGCCGGAACCTATGCCGCGACGACTTACAGCGCCTTTATGATGGTCGGTTTAGTGGGTTTAACCTACGCGACGGGCGTGTGTGCTTTAGGCTTCGAGTTGCTATACCTTGCTGCCACAGTGTTCCTCCTATCTACGGCTGGCTACGAGATCTGGAGAATCAGTAAGCAACGGAACTGGATCACGCCGGCTCAAATGCTCGGCGACCTTTACGGCTCTAGACTGACATCACTAACAGCCGCAGCAGTGTACCTTTTCGCCATGATCCCCTACCTAGCCGCCCAAGTGCAGGGATTGAGAACGGTGTTCAGGTATGGTGGTTTTAGTGAAGACGTCGCTCTCACGATCTCGGCTACAATCACCTATGCGTGGATCGTTATAGCCGGCGTGTGGAGTGTTGCCCTGACAGACCTATACCAAGGAATACTATCCCTTACCAGCGGGATCGTATACCTCATATGGGCAGTCCTGTATCTCGTGCCTTTTCTCGGGCTAGATCACGGCACGGTGTTCAAGCTACTCGGCGAGAACGGGTACCTGGGGGTAACAGACTTCTGGAAGGTTCACGTATTCCTCGCGTACACTATTCCGTGGATTTTCTTCGCCATTACAAACCCCCAGGTGGTCGTGAGGCTCTACATGCCTAGAGATGAAAAGTCGTACAAGAGAATGGTAATGCTGTTCTCGCTATACGGTTTCCTATACACCATCGTTGTTGTTACCGTGGGACTCGTTGCGGCCGGAATAGCGCTGACAGGTAGAATGCCCGCGAACTTGAAGTGGGATGAGGTGACGCCACTATTGCTCGGCTACATGTACCCTCTGCTAGGGTCCTTAGTAGCGGTCTCGATAATCGCGGCCGCGATATCAACCGCTAATAGCATTGTACTAGCTGTATCCAGTAGCATTACAAGAGACCTTTTATCCACGGAGAAGCTCATAGTGGCGAGGCTAATTGATGCCTTTCTAGTCTTAGCCGCTACCGTCATAGCTGCCCAGAACGTCGGGTTTATCGTTGAGATGTCCGTGTTAACGTCCGTAATCTTACTACCCTTAGCACCGGTAACATTGCTCGGCATTTACAGGAGCAGGCTTATAGGTGGAGCTACAAGGACGTCATGCACGCTATCAATGGCTACGGGCGTGTTGATGAGCACAGTATACTCCATTCTACACGGGCCTAGAAAGGCCCTTACACAGCCATTCTATGGACTGCCTCTACCCCTCTGGACTCTCTTGATTTCAACGGGCATACTACTAATAGGCCACTTAATAGACATTTTAACTAAGCGTTAG